In Mastigocladopsis repens PCC 10914, a single window of DNA contains:
- a CDS encoding bifunctional alanine racemase/tRNA (adenosine(37)-N6)-threonylcarbamoyltransferase complex ATPase subunit type 1 TsaE — protein MKIFLADAAATRKLGITLGQSLNKASVILLEGDLGAGKTTLVQGIGEGLGITESIVSPTFTLVNEYTQGRLPLYHLDLYRLDSKEVAALNLETYWEGIEVTPGIVAIEWAERMPYKPDRYLNVCLIYGDEGSRQAEITPHNCDISEKIAALQM, from the coding sequence ATGAAAATTTTTCTAGCAGATGCAGCAGCGACACGAAAGCTTGGAATCACTCTCGGTCAATCGCTGAATAAGGCAAGTGTCATTTTACTAGAAGGTGATTTAGGGGCTGGCAAAACCACTTTAGTGCAAGGTATTGGGGAAGGTTTGGGCATAACTGAATCAATTGTTAGCCCAACTTTCACTCTCGTTAACGAGTACACACAAGGACGCCTTCCCCTTTACCACCTTGATTTATATCGCTTGGACTCAAAAGAAGTCGCTGCTTTAAACCTAGAAACCTACTGGGAAGGTATTGAGGTCACACCAGGAATTGTTGCGATTGAATGGGCGGAACGAATGCCCTACAAGCCGGATCGTTATTTGAACGTGTGCTTGATTTATGGGGATGAAGGCTCTCGTCAAGCCGAAATTACTCCGCATAATTGTGACATAAGCGAAAAAATCGCTGCTCTGCAAATGTAA
- a CDS encoding dihydroorotase: MSSPTSLLIRRARIILPNGESLVGDVLTRDHTIVEVAPEISAATPTTEIDAEGLTLLPGVIDPQVHFREPGLEHKEDLFTASCACAKGGVTSFLEMPNTRPLTTTQQALNDKLQRASQKSLVNYGFFIGATADNLPDLLLAKPTPGIKIFMGSMHGQLLVDQETALEAIFAQGDRLIAVHAEDQDRINQRRKEFAGITDPAVHSQIQDNQAALLATQQALRLSKKYQRRLHILHMSTAEEAELLRQDKPSWVTAEVTPQHLFLNTSAYAKIGTLAQMNPPLRSPHDNEVLWQALRDGVIDFIATDHAPHTLEEKAQQYPNTPSGMPGVETSLPIMLTAAMQGQCTVAQVTQWMSQAVAKAYGIPNKGAIAPGYDADLVLVDLNNSHPVLREELLTKCGWSPFEGWNLTGWPVITIVGGQIVYEKGKVNTQVRGQALTFRH; encoded by the coding sequence ATGTCATCTCCTACGAGTTTGCTGATTCGTCGCGCTCGCATAATTTTACCCAACGGTGAATCGCTTGTTGGGGATGTGCTGACGCGCGATCACACAATAGTCGAAGTCGCACCAGAAATTTCTGCTGCAACGCCTACCACAGAAATTGACGCAGAAGGGTTAACTTTGTTGCCAGGAGTGATTGATCCGCAGGTACACTTCCGGGAACCAGGACTGGAACACAAGGAAGACTTATTTACCGCTAGTTGCGCGTGTGCCAAAGGGGGAGTCACCTCCTTTTTGGAAATGCCGAATACACGTCCCTTAACCACGACCCAGCAAGCTCTAAATGACAAGCTACAACGAGCTTCACAAAAGAGCTTGGTTAATTATGGCTTTTTTATCGGGGCAACAGCAGACAACCTGCCTGATTTACTTTTGGCAAAGCCGACGCCAGGAATCAAAATTTTCATGGGTTCAATGCATGGACAGTTGCTGGTTGACCAAGAAACCGCACTCGAGGCTATATTTGCCCAAGGCGATCGCTTAATTGCCGTTCATGCTGAAGACCAAGATAGAATCAACCAACGACGCAAGGAATTTGCTGGGATTACTGATCCTGCAGTTCATTCCCAAATCCAAGATAATCAAGCAGCGCTCTTGGCAACTCAACAGGCATTAAGACTTTCTAAAAAATATCAACGTCGTTTGCATATTCTGCATATGTCAACGGCAGAAGAAGCAGAGTTACTGCGTCAGGATAAACCAAGTTGGGTCACAGCAGAGGTGACGCCCCAGCATTTATTTCTCAATACCAGTGCTTATGCAAAGATTGGCACTTTGGCGCAGATGAATCCACCTTTGCGATCGCCTCACGATAACGAAGTCCTTTGGCAAGCTTTGCGTGATGGAGTGATTGATTTCATTGCCACAGATCACGCCCCACACACCTTAGAGGAGAAAGCTCAACAATACCCAAACACTCCTTCTGGGATGCCCGGAGTAGAAACTTCCCTACCTATTATGTTAACAGCTGCAATGCAGGGTCAGTGTACCGTTGCTCAAGTGACTCAATGGATGTCACAGGCTGTAGCCAAAGCATATGGCATTCCAAATAAGGGGGCGATCGCTCCTGGTTATGATGCCGATTTAGTTCTTGTAGATTTGAATAATTCTCACCCTGTGTTACGTGAGGAATTGTTGACGAAGTGTGGTTGGAGTCCTTTTGAAGGCTGGAACCTTACTGGATGGCCTGTAATCACTATAGTAGGCGGTCAGATTGTGTATGAAAAAGGCAAGGTAAATACACAGGTGCGGGGTCAAGCTTTAACTTTTCGTCATTAG
- the ldpA gene encoding circadian clock protein LdpA, translating into MNDLLDPLRSLKEGRWFKLICGASYQHLPAVRTLTLAYTLAGADCIDVAADPSVIAAVQEALQVASELAKVAGQRGFGWGRKSPFLMVSLNDGEDPHFRKAEFNSTECPIDCDKPCQKICPAQAIVFKSIKNDFSGILSQKCYGCGRCIPICPYDIIYTRSYVSTPGAIAPLILSSGVDAVEIHTNVGRLAEFQRLWQAILPWVERLKLVAISCPDGDGLVDYLHALHNVIAPLPCALIWQTDGRPMSGDIGDGTTLAAVKLGQKVLAAKLPGYVQLAGGTNNYTVAKLKAMGLLRREGVGEWRHGGAEDSSFPSSQPPLPPSSIAGVAYGSYARVLLSPILEQLEAREVKNTSVKPTVSLEEEPELLWQAVGLAHSLVSQLKSQQ; encoded by the coding sequence GTGAATGATCTGCTAGACCCTTTACGATCGCTTAAGGAAGGTCGCTGGTTCAAGCTCATTTGTGGAGCCAGCTACCAACATCTGCCTGCAGTCAGAACTTTAACATTAGCCTACACCTTGGCTGGTGCTGACTGCATAGATGTTGCCGCCGATCCATCTGTAATTGCCGCAGTCCAAGAAGCGCTGCAAGTTGCCTCTGAGTTGGCAAAGGTTGCTGGGCAGCGAGGTTTTGGGTGGGGCAGAAAATCGCCTTTTTTGATGGTTAGCCTTAACGATGGAGAAGACCCTCATTTTCGCAAAGCTGAATTTAATTCTACAGAATGCCCCATAGATTGTGATAAACCATGCCAAAAAATTTGTCCAGCGCAAGCAATTGTTTTTAAGAGTATAAAAAACGACTTTTCGGGAATTCTATCACAAAAGTGCTACGGCTGTGGTCGTTGCATACCAATTTGTCCATATGATATAATTTATACAAGATCATATGTATCAACGCCGGGAGCGATCGCACCATTGATCCTGTCATCTGGGGTGGATGCCGTAGAAATCCATACAAATGTTGGGCGTTTGGCAGAATTTCAAAGATTGTGGCAAGCAATTTTACCATGGGTTGAGCGTTTGAAGTTAGTTGCCATCAGCTGTCCAGATGGAGACGGTCTGGTTGACTACCTTCATGCCCTTCATAACGTGATAGCCCCCTTACCGTGTGCCTTAATTTGGCAAACTGACGGTCGTCCCATGAGTGGTGATATTGGCGATGGTACTACTCTCGCCGCCGTCAAATTAGGGCAAAAAGTCTTGGCAGCTAAATTACCGGGATATGTGCAGTTAGCAGGTGGAACCAACAACTACACTGTTGCCAAGTTAAAGGCAATGGGCCTTCTTAGGAGAGAGGGAGTGGGGGAGTGGAGGCATGGAGGAGCGGAGGATTCTTCTTTCCCATCTTCCCAACCCCCTCTCCCCCCCTCCTCCATTGCCGGTGTTGCTTACGGTAGTTACGCCCGGGTACTACTGTCACCGATTCTCGAGCAGTTAGAAGCAAGGGAGGTGAAAAATACCAGTGTCAAACCAACTGTCAGCCTAGAAGAAGAACCAGAATTACTCTGGCAAGCTGTAGGGCTTGCCCATTCTCTCGTTTCCCAGCTCAAGTCACAGCAGTAG
- the lepB gene encoding signal peptidase I, whose translation MQNQVSDNNSSRPQPNNSWLAELSRTIVLSIVLALGIRTFVAEARWIPSGSMEPTLHGSPNQWEADKIIVDKLSYKFSNPQRGNIVVFSPTEELQKEQYQDAFIKRVIGLPGEKVQLKDGKVYINNKPLQEDKYLSAEQRTIIDVCTSGQQPPFLSQPVTIPPNSYLVLGDNRNSSYDSRCWGVVPRENIIGRAIVRFWPLNHLGGIDKSPLYP comes from the coding sequence ATGCAAAATCAAGTGTCTGATAACAACTCTAGCCGCCCACAACCCAATAACTCTTGGCTCGCAGAACTCAGTAGGACGATTGTATTAAGTATTGTCCTAGCCTTGGGAATTCGCACCTTTGTTGCTGAAGCTCGTTGGATTCCCTCTGGTTCAATGGAACCAACCCTGCATGGTTCTCCAAACCAGTGGGAGGCAGACAAAATTATTGTCGATAAATTGAGTTATAAATTTTCTAACCCGCAGCGAGGCAATATTGTAGTATTTTCCCCTACAGAAGAATTACAAAAAGAACAATACCAAGATGCCTTTATTAAGCGTGTCATTGGCTTACCTGGAGAAAAGGTACAACTCAAGGATGGAAAAGTTTATATCAATAACAAACCTCTACAGGAAGACAAGTACCTAAGCGCTGAACAGCGTACAATCATCGATGTTTGCACATCAGGTCAGCAACCACCTTTCCTATCCCAACCTGTCACCATACCGCCCAACTCATACCTAGTGTTAGGAGATAACCGTAACAGTAGCTATGATAGCCGCTGCTGGGGTGTTGTTCCGCGTGAGAATATTATCGGTCGTGCCATAGTTCGCTTCTGGCCATTGAATCACCTTGGTGGAATTGATAAGTCGCCACTGTATCCATAA